The Aerococcaceae bacterium DSM 111021 DNA segment CGTTTTTGGAAGGGAAAGAGTATGATATTAAACTATTAAGTATTCATCATAATGGCAGACATGGTTTTATGACTTTAAACCACGATGTGAAGGACTTAACGACTCACTTAGAGGAATACTTTGGCTTGATGTTAGACGCTGTTAAACACGCTCCATACGCGAATGTATTAGCGCATTTTGATTTTGGGTTAAGAGGGTATGATAATGTCAGTGTCGAAGATTTATATTCAAGTGAAGAAGTATTAACGAATATATTTAAAGTAATGGTGGAAAATAACCAAGCATTGGAATTGAATACGCGTAGTATGTATCGTTATGATAATGATCATCTGTATGACTATGCGATTGATTTATTCAAAAGCGTCGGCGGAGAGATGTTTACGGTGAGTTCAGATGCACATGTTGCAGAAGATTATCAATTACGATTCGATGATGCGTTTAATAAACTGAGAAATCACGGCGTATCTAAGCTTGTTGTGTTTAAAAAAGGACAAGCCCATTTTGTCGATTTACCAAACTAAAAAATAACCATTCTTGCGACGGCAAGGATGGTTATTTTAAAACTTAATCAAATTCTATCTCAAAGGAGTCATTAGAATGAGCTTTCCAGCACATTTGAATCTGTTCGTATGACGTCTTTCCTTCGTTTAAAGTAGGTAATTGGTCTATCTCGAAATATGCCATCCCAATCGTTTCATTGTTCGGTAAGTAATCACCACTAATATATGAGCATTCCATAAATATTTTAATAATAGTAAAAACATGATTAACAGCGTTATGGCGGTGATGATCATGAATTGCGATGACTCTTTGAGCTTTACCGACAACGCCAGCTTCTTCGAATAATTCTTTTTCAGCATTTGTTGAGACAGTTTCCGTAATATCCATCCATCCACCTGGAAGGGCCCAGCGTTCGTCATTTTCTTGTACTAAAAGAATTCGATCATCTCTCCATACGACCGCACGTGTATCAACTTTAGGCGTTTGATAGCCACTTTCGTTGTGGAATAATGCTTTAATATCGTCAAAATTACTTTCATTGAGACTAGCTAGCATTTGCCAACTGATTTCTCTAATTCTTTGGAAACGTTCCTCATCATAGACATCCTTTGTATAATGAAGTCCCGTTTGCGAAAGAGCTTGTAATTCTTTAGCCCATTCAAACCATTCTTTTGTCATATCGATTCATTCCTTCCAAAGTGAGAGGGATTATATTATTTTTCTTGAACGTGACTGACGATTTGATGAAGAATCGTAAAGACATGGTCGTCATCTAATTCATAAATCATTGATTTACCACTTCTTTTTGCTTTAACAAGGCGAGAGTCTCTTAATATTTTCAATTGATGAGACACAGCAGATTGTTCAAGTTGTAGGCTATCGACTATTTCTGAGACTGACCGCTTTTGTTCTTTAAGCAAGTAAAGGATCGATAGGCGATTATAATCACTGAGTATTTTAAAATATCGGCTCACTGCTAATATATTCTCTTCATTTTGCATAAGTTTACTCCATTCATTGTCGGTAATAATAATTTATCACGTATTAATTTAGGATGTCAAACAATTATTCTTACAAAAAAAAGCTAATAATATTACGCTTTAACATAATATTATTAGCTTATATATATCATTTAATCTTGATTGTATAGTCCATAAGCTTCAACTAGGGGTAGGGTAAAGTAGACACCTACATGCTCAGACATCAGCTTGTCATTCTCAAGAATATTCAAGTATGCTTGATTTATTTTCTCGGTTTTATCTACCGTAAATAAAATATTTTTTTGAGGGGTGACATTAATATTAAAAATTTTCTCAATTTTCTCTGGAGAAATTGAACCAAAACCACGTATACTTGTTCCGCCGTTCATGTTAAATTTCTTCATAATATGACTATATTCCTCTTCTAAATCATTACTTACAATAGATATTAACATAGATAACTCTGATGTATTATTCACTGCTTTTGGATTGACAGATTCACTAAAGGAATTCACATCCATTGATAATAGCTTCATACCTTTTGTATTTGTTACATGGAAATGATCTTCAAAACCAGAATAAATATTTGGTAAACGGTCAGTTTCAACGACACTCAGCATGACATCTTTTTGTGGAGATACATTTAACCCCAATATCTTTTGACGTTCGTTTACGAAATCTCCCTTACTAGTAAAGAATGTTCCACCAGTATAGCCAAGAGTTTTAAAAGAATCCAGAATTTCCTTGTTACGTCCATGTTTATAGGTCATAAACAATAATTGATGAGTATTAGAAACAGAGTTCCAATGATTATCCTCGAGAGCATACTCACGATTCATAGAGAAATTAATTTCTAATATGAATATTATTCCGTGATTGGGCCGATTCATATTGTATTTTTTCACCAATGATTTTACAGCAGGTCTTAAGATACTTTCTTTTTCAAAGAAAATGGCAACATCACGCTTACGGTGACGAATAGATAGTAGATTCAAAATATCAGAACCAATTAATCCCGTAGCCGGCGTAATTAAACCACCTTGTAGACCTTGCTTTATACCCTCATTAATAAAACCTTGGCCCATATCATCGTTTAAAACAGCAAATGCTATCAGCAAAGGATCTTTTTTTATGTTTGAAGTCAAAATTTTCACCTCTAATTAAGTAATCTATAGTTAATCTTCTTGTTTCCGTTCTACTATTAAGTACACTAGCCCAAGTATTTCAATAAACAAAATCGGAACCATGGCAACTAATGCTATCATACCAAAAGCATCAATGACAGGATTTGCGGTTGGCGAAGCAATTGCAATACCCTGAATAAAGGCAAATATAAAAGTTCCTGTCATAGGCCCGCTCGCTACACCACCAGAGTCAAACCCCATTCCCACAAATAATTTAGGAACGACCCATGATAATCCTAAGGTTATTAGATAACCAGGTAATAAAATATGCCATAATCTTAAATCCGGAGTAACAACACGATATACGGTGATAGCAATAGCTAAGCCAACACCTAAGGCGATAGTTGCTAAGACGATTTTTTTAGAAATCGCGCCCCCGGTAATATCTTCGATTTGATTGATTAAGACGTATATTGCTGGTTCAGCTAGAATCGCAACAACCCCTAATATGAAACCAATCAATATTACCCAAAACGTCGAGTAATTTGCAAATAATTCTGCTCCTAAGTATTGACTGATGGGCATAAAGCCAATAGAAACTCCAGCTAGAAATATAATAAGTCCAATGGATAAATAGCTAAGTCCAAAAGAAATATCTTTTAATATTTGTTTTGATTGTTTTTCAAAAACAAAGTGATATAAAAAGAATATAATAACAATAGGAATAACTCCAACAATAACTTGCCAAATACTAGAATTTAATTCTTGAATAACGATATTTAATATTGGAATATTTGTAATGTTCTCAGGTACAAAATTTCCAGATAGGTTACCATCAAAGAAAACACCTAGAATTAGCATTGCTACAATAGGACCCACTGATGAAATTCCTACTAAGCCAAAGTTGTATTCTTCAGAATCTGTTCCAGAACCAAGAGCAGCCATTC contains these protein-coding regions:
- a CDS encoding winged helix-turn-helix transcriptional regulator; this translates as MQNEENILAVSRYFKILSDYNRLSILYLLKEQKRSVSEIVDSLQLEQSAVSHQLKILRDSRLVKAKRSGKSMIYELDDDHVFTILHQIVSHVQEK
- a CDS encoding NUDIX hydrolase N-terminal domain-containing protein, with amino-acid sequence MTKEWFEWAKELQALSQTGLHYTKDVYDEERFQRIREISWQMLASLNESNFDDIKALFHNESGYQTPKVDTRAVVWRDDRILLVQENDERWALPGGWMDITETVSTNAEKELFEEAGVVGKAQRVIAIHDHHRHNAVNHVFTIIKIFMECSYISGDYLPNNETIGMAYFEIDQLPTLNEGKTSYEQIQMCWKAHSNDSFEIEFD
- a CDS encoding DUF1538 domain-containing protein encodes the protein MLQDKIKEVLQAVLPISLIVLILHFFFVPLSGEQLSLFAIGAVFVLFGLAIFLLGVDVSINQMGYILGQGLTKRKNILLLIAGGLIIGFIVSIAEPSLTILGGQIEEMSQAVFGQMQVIIVVSIGVAVFLAIGMLRIAFRWNISLIMTLFYGAIFIMSFFVEEAIISFAFDSSGATTGALTVPFILALSSGMAALGSGTDSEEYNFGLVGISSVGPIVAMLILGVFFDGNLSGNFVPENITNIPILNIVIQELNSSIWQVIVGVIPIVIIFFLYHFVFEKQSKQILKDISFGLSYLSIGLIIFLAGVSIGFMPISQYLGAELFANYSTFWVILIGFILGVVAILAEPAIYVLINQIEDITGGAISKKIVLATIALGVGLAIAITVYRVVTPDLRLWHILLPGYLITLGLSWVVPKLFVGMGFDSGGVASGPMTGTFIFAFIQGIAIASPTANPVIDAFGMIALVAMVPILFIEILGLVYLIVERKQED